Proteins encoded together in one Argiope bruennichi chromosome 1, qqArgBrue1.1, whole genome shotgun sequence window:
- the LOC129974497 gene encoding uncharacterized protein LOC129974497: MIGETQVTVAAHRSLNHSRGVISEREFQTDLEEDILNCLKEQNVIAVRRITIKKNNQIQPTKHLILTFNTPVLPKSVKIAYINCSVKPYIPNPIRCFKCQKFGHTITACRGDKEICARCSLPDHNSNNCTSTTPKCFNCSGDHPAYFRSCPRYKEEKEIQTVKITKNIPFPEARKIVTDRTPKPGLSYSAALNSTTERNSQPIPKPTVNNPVTPSNTNPDTVTIKRSDWLALLEIKRSYEENSSQPPKNVKRKKILNKVKARQHLEKENKKHQIEEKEEQLTIHPSDDSISSMDEDKVNSDSTHMTSEHFKSKFFKKPK; encoded by the coding sequence ATGATAGGGGAAACCCAAGTCACTGTTGCAGCCCATCGATCTTTAAATCATTCTAGAGGCGTTATATCGGAACGAGAATTCCAGACAGACCTTGAGGAAGACATCCTAAATTGCCTCAAAGAACAAAATGTAATAGCTGTTCGTAGAAtcacgattaaaaaaaacaatcaaatccaGCCTACAAAGCACCTTATCTTAACATTCAACACTCCTGTTTTACCAAAATCTGTGAAAATAGCCTATATAAACTGTTCTGTTAAACCATACATACCGAATCCCATCCGATGTTTCAAATGTCAGAAATTTGGACACACTATAACTGCATGCAGGGGAGACAAAGAAATTTGTGCTCGATGCTCCCTTCCTGATCATAATAGTAACAATTGCACTTCGACAACAccaaaatgtttcaattgtaGCGGTGACCATCCGGCATACTTCCGATCATGCCCACgttacaaagaagaaaaagaaattcaaacagttaaaatcacaaaaaacatACCTTTTCCAGAAGCTCGAAAAATAGTAACAGACAGAACACCTAAACCAGGTCTCTCGTATTCTGCTGCATTAAACTCAACAACTGAACGAAATTCGCAGCCAATACCTAAACCGACTGTTAATAATCCTGTAACACCTTCAAATACCAACCCAGATACTGTAACAATAAAAAGAAGTGATTGGCTCGCACTTCTTGAGATAAAAAGATCATATGAAGAAAATTCCTCCCAGCCTCCTAAAAACGTTAAgcgaaaaaagattttgaataaagtgAAAGCTCGTCAAcatcttgaaaaagaaaataaaaaacatcaaatcgAGGAAAAGGAAGAACAACTGACAATTCATCCATCAGACGATTCTATAAGTAGCATGGATGAGGACAAAGTTAATTCTGATTCTACTCACATGACATccgaacattttaaatcaaaattttttaaaaaacccaaaTAA
- the LOC129974465 gene encoding uncharacterized protein LOC129974465, with amino-acid sequence MGHSKRAPFSGQQSKPKKIIDNHFDTFFVIHRTSDLKETFHTVSPFLVEKAITGSLGEVESIRKLRSGDLLVEVKTRKQSQQILKLKNLATIPVSVSAHSSMNNCKGVITCGELFNETIEKITAELAFEGVTHVRRISVRRDGKLLPTKHLILTFHRPKLPEYIKAGYMRSPVRPYIPNPLRCFQCQRFGHAKTACRGSITCAHCAEKGHESEHCNAQEKCVNCFGTHTSYSRSCPRWQIEKQIVAVKFKENISYPEARRRVTAQTPVPGISYASATQGKIDKNISRKLSLENSTNSDSEPSGNTVPETPKLQKATLKSKSQKSLALKLSKRGLSPKALPSKLKKSLVHNSVALGLASQGVAHKDLTSIFGGASKGPDLISLHPSEEDEDLKMSCDISPTQSNVPTVSDATKIT; translated from the coding sequence ATGGGTCATTCCAAAAgggctcccttcagtgggcaacaatCGAAaccaaagaaaattattgataatcattttgacactttttttgtTATACATCGCACTTCTGATCTGAAAGAAACTTTCCATACTGTTTCACCATTTCTTGTCGAAAAGGCTATTACCGGGTCTCTCGGTGAGGTTGAGTCTATCCGTAAACTACGTTCAGGCGACCTTCTTGTGGAGGTCAAAACTCGTAAACAATCGCAGCAAATACTTAAGCTGAAAAACTTGGCCACTATACCAGTGTCGGTTAGCGCTCATTCTTCCATGAATAACTGCAAAGGAGTCATAACTTGTGGAgaactttttaatgaaaccatTGAAAAAATCACTGCAGAGTTAGCTTTTGAAGGAGTAACACACGTACGACGTATTTCTGTTCGTCGAGACGGAAAACTCCTTCCTACGAAGCATCTAATTCTCACATTCCACAGGCCTAAATTACCCGAGTATATCAAAGCTGGTTACATGAGATCACCGGTGAGACCATACATCCCAAATCCGCTACGATGCTTCCAATGTCAGAGGTTTGGTCACGCTAAAACTGCTTGCCGCGGGTCAATCACATGCGCCCACTGTGCGGAGAAAGGACATGAAAGTGAACACTGTAACGCACAAGAGAAGTGTGTTAACTGCTTCGGAACTCATACTTCTTATTCCCGCTCCTGTCCTCGTTGGCAAATTGAAAAGCAAATTGTAGCTGTGaaatttaaagagaatatatCGTATCCTGAGGCAAGACGCAGAGTCACAGCACAGACACCGGTACCTGGTATCAGTTATGCCTCTGCGACACaaggaaaaattgataaaaatattagcaGGAAACTATCACTTGAAAACTCCACCAACTCTGATTCTGAACCATCTGGAAATACTGTTCCAGAGACACCTAAATTGCAAAAAGCTACTTTAAAGTCTAAGTCACAAAAATCTCTCGCTTTGAAACTCTCAAAGCGCGGTCTTTCACCAAAAGCGCTACCCTCTAAATTGAAAAAATCTCTTGTTCATAATTCAGTTGCTTTGGGTTTGGCGTCACAAGGCGTAGCCCATAAAGATTTAACGTCTATTTTTGGTGGCGCCTCCAAAGGCCCAGACCTCATTTCTCTACATCCATCTGAAGAGGATGAAGATCTGAAAATGAGTTGTGATATTTCGCCAACTCAATCTAATGTTCCAACTGTTTCTGATGCAACAAAAATTACTTAA